A single region of the Mannheimia bovis genome encodes:
- the potA gene encoding spermidine/putrescine ABC transporter ATP-binding protein PotA, producing the protein MEKLEQKAIIELKNVTKSYGSKTILKNLNLTINDGEFLTILGPSGCGKTTALRLIAGFEDLTEGSIILDGQDVSNVPAEQRPVNTVFQSYALFPHMTIFENVAFGLRMQKVPNSEIEPRVMEALRMVRLEDRAQQKPAQLSGGQQQRIAIARAVVNKPKVLLLDESLSALDYKLRKEMQNELKALQRQLGITFIFVTHDQEEALTMSDRIIVMNGGKIAQDGTPREIYEEPSNLFVARFIGEINVFDATVIERVDEKNVKANVEGRICNIKVEDLEVHPNQKLKVLLRPEDIVIEELDENESSKAIIGHIIDRNYKGMTLESSVKLDHNGMNVLVSEFFNEDDPNIDHEVGQKVALTWYEGWEVVLNDEGE; encoded by the coding sequence ATGGAAAAATTAGAACAGAAAGCTATCATTGAGCTTAAAAATGTAACAAAAAGCTATGGTAGTAAAACGATTCTTAAAAATTTGAATTTAACCATTAATGATGGTGAATTTTTAACGATTTTAGGTCCTTCGGGTTGTGGTAAAACAACTGCGTTGCGTTTAATTGCCGGCTTTGAAGATTTGACTGAGGGTTCAATTATTCTTGATGGGCAAGATGTTTCTAATGTTCCAGCAGAACAACGCCCAGTGAATACTGTATTCCAAAGCTATGCGTTATTCCCGCATATGACCATTTTTGAAAACGTGGCGTTTGGCTTACGTATGCAAAAAGTGCCAAATTCAGAGATTGAGCCACGTGTAATGGAAGCATTGCGTATGGTGCGTTTAGAAGACAGAGCTCAACAAAAACCAGCTCAACTTTCAGGTGGTCAGCAACAACGTATCGCAATTGCACGTGCGGTGGTAAATAAACCAAAAGTATTATTATTAGATGAATCTCTTTCTGCTCTTGACTATAAATTGCGTAAAGAGATGCAAAATGAATTAAAAGCCTTACAACGTCAATTAGGCATTACCTTTATTTTCGTCACCCACGATCAAGAAGAAGCTTTAACAATGTCTGACCGTATCATTGTAATGAACGGCGGTAAAATTGCTCAAGACGGCACTCCTCGTGAAATTTACGAAGAGCCAAGCAACTTATTCGTGGCTCGTTTTATCGGTGAAATTAACGTCTTTGATGCAACAGTGATTGAACGTGTTGATGAAAAAAATGTGAAAGCGAACGTAGAAGGTCGTATTTGCAACATTAAAGTTGAAGATTTAGAGGTTCACCCGAACCAAAAATTAAAAGTACTGTTACGCCCTGAAGATATCGTGATTGAAGAGTTAGACGAAAATGAAAGCTCTAAAGCGATCATCGGTCATATTATCGACCGTAACTATAAAGGTATGACGTTAGAATCTAGCGTAAAATTAGATCATAACGGTATGAACGTATTAGTTAGCGAATTCTTTAACGAAGATGACCCTAACATTGACCACGAGGTTGGGCAAAAAGTGGCTCTTACTTGGTACGAAGGCTGGGAGGTTGTGTTAAACGATGAAGGCGAATAG
- the alr gene encoding alanine racemase — protein sequence MKPATATIDSQALRHNIQLIKSFAPQQKLLAMIKANAYGQGLLPAAATLTDLVDGFGVARLREALEIQETGYTGKIVLVEGFFDREELLKTLSRKFDTVIHTIEQLELLEQVNREWEKEQKKGFWTRKAKIYFPINIWLKIDTGMHRLGIHPEQVDLFVERLKQCSLVNSISFVSHFSRADELDCGYTEKQISVFEQATEKYQAHDRSISASSGILYWKQAHYDWVRPGIIMHGISPHYTPITNLGFKPVMTLSSSLIAVRTHKAGEPVGYGGAWVSPKDTKLGVIAMGYGDGYPRNAPEGTPVLVNGRIVPIVGRVSMDMLTVDLGADSQDKVGDKVIFWGEDLLIEDVAKHIGVISYELITKLTPRVIFEYK from the coding sequence ATGAAACCAGCCACAGCCACCATTGACAGCCAAGCCCTTCGCCATAATATTCAGTTGATTAAATCGTTCGCCCCCCAGCAAAAATTATTGGCAATGATTAAAGCCAATGCCTATGGGCAAGGTTTATTACCTGCTGCGGCAACACTAACCGACTTAGTGGATGGTTTTGGCGTTGCCCGCTTACGTGAAGCCTTGGAAATTCAAGAAACAGGTTACACCGGCAAAATTGTATTGGTGGAAGGTTTTTTTGACCGTGAAGAGCTACTGAAAACCCTTTCGCGTAAATTTGATACGGTAATTCACACCATTGAACAGCTCGAACTTTTGGAGCAAGTGAACCGAGAGTGGGAAAAAGAACAGAAAAAAGGCTTTTGGACACGCAAGGCAAAAATCTATTTCCCTATCAATATTTGGCTCAAAATTGATACCGGAATGCACCGTTTGGGAATTCACCCCGAGCAAGTTGATCTGTTTGTAGAACGGTTGAAACAGTGTTCATTAGTTAATTCTATCAGTTTTGTCAGCCATTTCAGCCGTGCAGACGAATTAGACTGCGGCTATACCGAAAAGCAAATCTCTGTCTTTGAACAAGCTACCGAAAAATATCAGGCTCACGATCGAAGCATTTCTGCCTCAAGCGGTATTCTATATTGGAAACAAGCTCATTACGATTGGGTTCGCCCCGGCATTATTATGCACGGTATTTCTCCGCACTATACGCCGATTACTAATTTAGGCTTCAAGCCTGTGATGACACTCTCTTCCTCGCTAATTGCTGTTCGCACTCACAAAGCAGGCGAACCTGTCGGCTACGGTGGAGCTTGGGTAAGCCCAAAAGATACGAAGCTCGGAGTTATTGCAATGGGCTATGGTGATGGCTATCCTCGCAACGCACCTGAAGGTACGCCTGTTTTAGTCAATGGCAGAATTGTACCAATTGTCGGCAGAGTTTCAATGGATATGCTCACGGTTGATTTAGGGGCTGACAGCCAAGATAAAGTGGGCGATAAAGTCATTTTTTGGGGAGAGGACTTATTAATTGAAGATGTAGCAAAACATATCGGTGTAATTAGCTACGAGCTAATTACCAAGCTCACACCTCGAGTGATTTTTGAGTATAAATAA
- the recD gene encoding exodeoxyribonuclease V subunit alpha has product MLNLLFELKKEKIISDLNYQFARLIDSKQQHYDYSLQQKNLAVLLAAWVSYQVAQGHTAVRLDSANSLNFFELKNRTSTQPFLQRILQKIDQIPPLEWQSVLKNHIAFSDSSQKIAPMLFQNGLLYFYRYWQAEHNIATYLQQAVEFSPKIANVELDKQIIEQLFENNATRSEIDWQKVAVATALKQNFSLISGGPGTGKTTTVVKLLLGLQLKQLKQNAPLLQIALAAPTGKAAARMKESIEDKLAELNNLPQGLKEVIPSEAVTIHRLLGAKLLTEETKYHAQNPLHYDLLVLDESSMIDLSMMEKIVQALKPSARLIMLGDKDQLASVEAGSIMGELGSFLHYGYSQPHCDYLKAVTNYNIEAGQSLPICDSLSHLKHSYRFGEKAWIGELANAVNDQQIQQSWEILEKYKESGKLETIIYSETKESDDKANWTQKSVQLVVDKAVELYRDYLVAVKQRVLNPQAVSISEIFQKFQQVRFLSALRVGELGAERLNQSIAEGLRKSGLVQFTHSRERYIGKPILITENMPSNKVASGDIGIILLDENGDSRVYFDTKQGEMHHSLSLSQIPNYEAAYIMTVHKSQGSEFEHTLLVLPLSVSPVLTKELVYTAITRAKERFTLFGNEKVWKYSLGSKTERQSGLKEQLITKFC; this is encoded by the coding sequence ATGCTGAATTTACTATTTGAACTGAAAAAAGAAAAGATTATTTCCGATTTAAACTACCAATTTGCCCGCTTGATTGACAGCAAGCAGCAACATTACGACTATTCGTTACAGCAAAAAAATTTGGCAGTGTTGCTGGCAGCTTGGGTTTCTTATCAGGTGGCTCAAGGGCATACGGCAGTACGTTTAGATTCAGCCAATAGTTTGAATTTTTTCGAGTTGAAAAATAGAACTTCAACTCAGCCTTTTTTACAACGCATTTTGCAAAAAATCGATCAAATTCCACCGCTTGAGTGGCAATCCGTATTGAAAAATCACATTGCTTTTAGCGATTCTTCACAAAAAATTGCCCCAATGTTGTTCCAAAACGGGCTACTGTATTTTTATCGCTACTGGCAGGCAGAGCATAATATCGCAACTTACCTACAACAAGCGGTCGAATTTTCTCCAAAAATTGCAAATGTAGAGCTAGATAAGCAGATTATCGAGCAGCTTTTTGAAAATAATGCTACTCGAAGTGAAATAGACTGGCAAAAAGTCGCGGTTGCGACTGCACTCAAACAGAATTTTAGCCTTATTTCCGGTGGTCCAGGGACAGGGAAAACCACAACAGTCGTGAAATTATTACTTGGCTTACAGCTTAAACAGCTCAAACAAAATGCGCCTTTATTACAAATTGCTCTCGCCGCACCAACAGGCAAAGCAGCGGCAAGAATGAAAGAGTCGATTGAAGATAAATTAGCCGAATTAAACAATTTACCGCAAGGTTTAAAAGAGGTAATTCCAAGCGAGGCAGTAACGATTCACCGTTTACTTGGAGCAAAGCTACTTACAGAAGAAACCAAATATCACGCTCAAAATCCGCTGCATTATGATTTATTGGTGTTGGATGAATCTTCAATGATCGATTTGTCAATGATGGAAAAGATAGTGCAAGCCTTAAAACCGTCGGCTCGTTTGATTATGTTGGGGGATAAAGATCAGCTTGCCTCTGTTGAAGCGGGCTCTATTATGGGTGAATTAGGATCATTTTTACACTATGGTTATAGCCAACCACATTGTGATTACCTTAAAGCGGTCACGAATTATAACATTGAAGCAGGGCAGTCATTGCCGATTTGTGATTCATTATCTCATTTAAAACATAGTTATCGTTTTGGCGAAAAAGCGTGGATCGGTGAATTGGCGAACGCGGTGAATGATCAGCAGATACAACAGTCGTGGGAAATATTGGAAAAATATAAAGAAAGCGGAAAGTTGGAAACCATAATTTACTCCGAAACGAAAGAGAGTGATGATAAAGCCAATTGGACACAAAAAAGTGTACAGTTAGTGGTAGATAAAGCCGTAGAGCTTTATCGAGATTATTTGGTGGCAGTAAAACAGCGAGTTCTTAACCCTCAAGCCGTGAGCATTTCAGAAATTTTTCAAAAATTCCAACAAGTTAGATTTTTATCGGCATTGCGTGTTGGAGAATTGGGGGCTGAACGTCTTAATCAATCTATTGCTGAAGGACTACGAAAATCAGGATTAGTGCAATTTACGCATAGTCGAGAGCGTTATATCGGTAAACCAATCTTGATTACAGAAAATATGCCAAGCAATAAAGTGGCAAGTGGAGATATCGGTATTATTTTGCTAGATGAAAATGGAGATAGTAGGGTTTATTTTGACACCAAACAGGGGGAAATGCATCATAGTTTATCACTGAGTCAGATCCCAAATTATGAAGCTGCGTATATTATGACGGTGCATAAGTCACAAGGATCTGAGTTTGAACATACTCTATTAGTATTACCGCTGTCGGTTTCTCCTGTGCTGACTAAAGAGCTTGTTTATACTGCGATCACACGGGCAAAAGAGAGATTTACGTTATTTGGCAATGAAAAAGTGTGGAAATACAGCCTGGGATCTAAAACAGAAAGACAAAGCGGATTAAAAGAGCAATTAATTACCAAGTTTTGCTAA
- the potC gene encoding spermidine/putrescine ABC transporter permease PotC produces the protein MKKMFRNLFMLAVFAYLYIPIIILVVNSFNADRFGLNWKGFTWNWYERLFSNDTLVQATMNSLTIAFFAATLSTILGALTSIALYRYRFRGKKLVGGMLFVVMMSPDIVMAVSMLVLFMILGIKLGFISLLIAHITFCLPYVVIAISSRLSDFDGKMLEAAKDLGASEVTILRKIILPLALPSIISGWLLSFTISLDDVIVSSFVTSPSYEVLPLKIFSLVKTGVTPEVNALATIMIIFSLTLVVLSQLVVRKKV, from the coding sequence ATGAAAAAGATGTTTAGAAACCTTTTTATGTTAGCGGTATTTGCTTACTTATACATTCCAATTATTATTTTAGTCGTAAACTCTTTCAACGCAGACCGTTTTGGCTTGAACTGGAAAGGTTTTACTTGGAACTGGTATGAGCGTTTATTCAGCAATGATACGCTAGTACAAGCAACGATGAACTCATTAACAATTGCATTCTTTGCTGCAACGCTCTCCACGATTTTAGGTGCATTAACCTCCATTGCACTTTATCGCTACCGTTTCCGTGGCAAAAAATTAGTGGGCGGAATGCTATTCGTGGTAATGATGTCGCCTGATATCGTGATGGCAGTATCTATGCTTGTATTATTTATGATCTTAGGTATCAAGCTCGGCTTTATTTCACTGTTAATTGCCCATATTACCTTCTGTTTACCTTATGTGGTAATTGCAATTTCATCACGACTAAGCGATTTTGATGGCAAGATGTTAGAAGCTGCGAAAGACCTAGGGGCAAGTGAAGTAACGATTTTACGCAAAATTATTTTACCACTTGCATTACCTTCGATTATTTCAGGCTGGTTACTAAGCTTTACAATTTCATTAGATGACGTTATTGTTTCTTCATTCGTAACAAGCCCAAGCTATGAAGTATTACCACTGAAAATCTTCTCATTGGTTAAAACAGGCGTAACTCCAGAGGTAAATGCCCTAGCAACTATTATGATTATCTTCTCATTAACACTTGTTGTATTAAGCCAATTAGTAGTAAGAAAGAAAGTATAA
- the potB gene encoding spermidine/putrescine ABC transporter permease PotB — translation MKANSKFQNGAVATIFGWLLLFVLVPNVLVLIISFLTENRQSQYFVDFAFSLDAYKALFNDTYATVLWNSLYMAGVATLICLIIGYPFAFFIAKMPAKLRPFLLFLVVLPFWTNSLIRIYGIKIFLGVKGVLNETLLAIGLINEPLRLLNSEAAIIIGLVYILLPFMILPLYSSIEKIDNRLLEAAKDLGANAFQRFIRVTIPLTMPGIVAGCLLVLLPAMGMFYVADLLGGGKTPLVGNIIKSLFLNTNQFAVGSAVSIALTILMALMLYVYYRANKLLNKKVELE, via the coding sequence ATGAAGGCGAATAGTAAATTCCAAAATGGTGCGGTCGCAACTATTTTCGGTTGGCTATTGCTTTTCGTATTAGTGCCGAACGTACTCGTTTTAATTATCAGTTTCTTAACAGAAAACCGTCAAAGCCAATATTTTGTTGATTTTGCATTTAGCTTAGATGCGTATAAAGCGTTATTTAATGACACTTACGCAACAGTATTGTGGAACTCGCTATATATGGCGGGGGTTGCAACGCTTATCTGTTTAATCATTGGCTATCCTTTTGCATTTTTTATTGCCAAAATGCCTGCGAAGCTGCGTCCGTTTTTACTCTTTTTAGTGGTGTTGCCATTCTGGACTAACTCACTGATCCGTATTTACGGTATTAAAATTTTCTTAGGTGTGAAAGGTGTTCTAAATGAGACCTTATTGGCAATTGGCTTGATCAATGAACCTTTGCGTTTATTGAACTCAGAAGCTGCAATTATCATTGGCTTAGTTTACATTCTATTACCATTTATGATTTTGCCGCTTTATTCATCAATCGAAAAAATTGACAACCGTCTGTTAGAAGCAGCAAAAGACTTAGGTGCAAACGCCTTCCAACGCTTTATTCGAGTAACAATTCCGCTCACAATGCCGGGTATTGTAGCAGGTTGTTTATTAGTATTACTTCCGGCAATGGGGATGTTCTACGTAGCAGACTTATTAGGTGGCGGTAAAACACCATTAGTAGGTAACATTATTAAGAGCTTATTCTTAAATACTAACCAGTTTGCAGTAGGTTCTGCGGTAAGTATTGCCTTAACCATCTTAATGGCGTTAATGCTTTATGTTTACTATCGTGCAAATAAATTGTTAAATAAAAAGGTGGAGCTTGAATAA